One genomic region from Mytilus trossulus isolate FHL-02 chromosome 9, PNRI_Mtr1.1.1.hap1, whole genome shotgun sequence encodes:
- the LOC134684646 gene encoding uncharacterized protein LOC134684646 — protein sequence MDTIPLGSILLWIYIPIQVLAVHEFTKCSNASVSENLPVATFCTNSEAEGVRIVLDGYFANTIPDKVCSCVAQRGQAQKIAFSNVNFLPSPIQGGYWCGSKIIAKQDNGQSIHMTCRVLGSLELHNDNDIQISLRKETEPEDTSYCALVYFDTDEPIKISCFSNYVTTTSGYESSIISTTNPSTMTPSYSTETTTVDTFKETSKTLTSQHETVSNSILMDTITPHVSTTYMDPHTATTILFTDNATVGMEITETTISVDTSTKETTTLTDVQSDTTSSTPKAWQTNSSKTIYMITTTEPGTSREISSQMTEMTQVQSTQFTDGYKSGMDISTGPSIGSTQVNTTKSLTTQYSSNTNITVITTAESKLSTIENVDITVSTTDRPTVSITTDTGTSKSSIDAVTESTNTKTPYTHLFSVTTESTEETDTSMIFETTTTASTSIKEALDTTLSTSQDSPNTTTDMITVTKTHKSTDSRVEVTVSTVEGLRTTDSSKTESSFNTPLITHDSAMSTRGTTKINTTVPPEPTTTLVNEQTVDDKNLYIGIGVGCGALVIIIIILIGANIRKRHLTSKGIELKSYLHGEDHDCTTVNVTNTSSDNQTNGINFTNGQADMSSKHKSDCIERDEYKTSVAKHTEDVPPNITHVDGLYAVVDKSKKKQLTNSVIGRVTDLTTEEKTIKPSQEPETTTLDAATNGLQYAELEFSYHPSTTDKPNVTNTDSVDYADYV from the exons ATGGATACAATCCCTCTAGGGTCGATCTTATTGTGGATTTACATACCAATACAAG ttttagcCGTCCACGAGTTTACCAAGTGTTCCAATGCATCGGTTTCTGAGAACCTCCCAG ttgCAACGTTCTGTACCAACAGCGAAGCAGAAGGGGTGCGTATAGTTTTAGATGGATACTTTGCTAATACTATTCCAGACAAGGTTTGTTCATGTGTAGCACAGAGAGGTCAAGCGCAGAAGATTGCATTCTCGAATGTCAATTTCCTTCCATCCCCTATTCAGGGTGGATACTGGTGTGGAAGTAAGATTATCGCCAAACAAGACAACGGACAGAGTATCCATATGACGTGTAGGGTATTAGGATCATTGGAACTAcataatgataatgatatacAGATTAGTCTACGAAAGGAAACAGAACCCGAAGATACCAGCTATTGTGCACTAGTATACTTTG ACACCGACGAACCCATTAAAATATCCTGCTTTTCAAACTATGTAACAACAACCTCAGGGTATGAATCAAGTATAATATCAACGACAAACCCCTCAACAATGACACCAAGTTATTCAACAGAGACGACAACTGTTGATACGTTTAAAGAGACCAGTAAAACGTTGACCTCACAGCATGAAACTGTTTCTAATAGTATACTGATGGATACAATAACACCACATGTGTCAACAACGTATATGGATCCACACACAGCTACTACAATACTTTTTACAGACAACGCGACAGTTGGAATGGAAATCACCGAAACAACCATATCTGTTGACACCTCAACTAAAGAAACAACTACACTAACAGATGTTCAAagtgataccacatcttccacACCTAAAGCATGGCAGACCAATTCGAGTAAAACTATTTATATGATAACAACAACGGAACCGGGAACAAGTAGAGAGATAAGTAGTCAAATGACTGAGATGACACAAGTACAATCAACACAATTTACTGATGGTTATAAATCAGGTATGGACATTTCAACAGGTCCCAGTATTGGATCTACTCAAGTGAACACTACAAAAAGTCTGACCACACAATATTCCTCCAACACAAACATAACTGTCATTACAACTGCAGAATCTAAACTCAGTACAATCGAAAATGTAGACATTACAGTAAGCACAACCGACCGTCCTACTGTCTCTATTACAACCGATACTGGTACATCTAAAAGTTCAATTGATGCAGTTACTGAATCCACTAATACAAAAACACCATACACGCACCTGTTCAGTGTGACTACTGAATCAACTGAGGAAACGGACACAAGTATGATCTTTGAAACAACAACTACGGCATCAACTTCTATAAAAGAGGCACTCGATACAACTTTATCAACTTCACAGGATTCTCCCAATACAACCACTGATATGATCACGGTAACGAAAACTCACAAAAGCACTGATTCCAGGGTGGAGGTGACTGTAAGCACAGTAGAAGGTCTGAGAACTACGGATTCCAGCAAAACTGAGAGCAGTTTTAATACACCACTAATAACGCACGATTCTGCAATGAGCACCAGGGGCACAACCAAAATAAATACCACAGTCCCTCCTGAGCCAACCACTACATTAGTCAATGAGCAAACAGTTG ACGACAAGAACCTGTATATAGGTATAGGAGTAGGTTGTGGAGCTCTTGTTATCATTATCATAATTCTTATTGGAGCAAACATTCGGAAAAG ACATTTGACAAGTAAAGGCATAGAACTAAAATCATACTTACATGGTGAAGATCATGACTGTACCACAGTGAACGTTACCAATACATCCTCCGataatcaaacgaatggaataAACTTTACAAACGGGCAAGCAGATATGTCGTCAAAACACAAATCTGACTGCATAGAAAGGGACGAATACAAAACATCTGTAGCTAAACATACAGAAGACGTTCCTCCTAACATTACACATGTTGATGGTTTGTATGCTGTCGTTGACAAATCAAAGAAGAAACAGTTAACAAACAGTGTCATTGGTCGAGTGACGGATCTTACTACTGAAGAGAAAACAATAAAACCTTCACAAGAACCAGAAACAACAACTCTTGACGCAGCAACTAATGGATTACAATATGCTGAACTAGAATTCAGTTATCACCCTTCAACTACAGACAAACCGAATGTAACAAATACAGATTCGGTTGATTATGCCGattatgtttga